From the genome of Medicago truncatula cultivar Jemalong A17 chromosome 2, MtrunA17r5.0-ANR, whole genome shotgun sequence:
attttttgtCTCATTGAACCACAACATAACTTTTTGTCCCAATTttaagttgtctaaaataccaccGAACATCCTATAATACAAAAGTAATGTTCAATAACGTAAAATTTTGTCTTGTGCTGTTCGGCCATATGTTGTACTTACAATTTAGCGGATGAAACGCACCCTATAACTTTCaattatttatctattatttatctttgtttgCTGTGATTATGATGTTTCCATTTTGATGGTTTATAGTCATATGTAGCTAGTATAGAAAGGACATAACTTACAACTACAAGCCAATTGTGTCTAAGGAAAAATTACAAACTTCAATAACATAAAggcaaagaacaaaaaaaatgttattgtaAGTTAAATTAGGCCATTAGGAGTCATCTGCATCACTACTAATCAACAAGAGTTAAGTTATTCTGACACATAAATTTGACAAATGTTTTGATGGTTAAAACTGTTTAAATATGTCATTAATTATGTTCAATAGATggttaatgaatataacaagACTCCCCAACTCATCAACCATCCATTAAACACTATTAACAACGTTTTAAATGTCACTAATCACGACTTTAGGAGTTCAAATATGCATACATATTAATTCACCATTCAAATTGTTTTCTCCGTATCGTTTTGTAATGTGTATGAATAAACTGTCTCGCTTAATTCGTCTAGCGGTTGAAGGTCAGTTGAGTGGAAAACGTTGAGAGCTGGTGATTTGGATCCTTATGTTTCTTATCTTATGTTTGCAGATGATTTACTTCTCTTTGGTTCAACTAGTGATGTGTAATATGAATAGTTGATCAATTTTACATGCTGTCCGGGTAGAAGGTTAGCAGCGAGAAAACAAGCATTCTGTTTTCATGTAATGTGCCTAGAAGCGTCATGCATTTATCAGTGCAAACATCTGGCTTTAGAGAAACTGTTACATTCGGCAAATACTTTGGAGTTCCTATCCTTGGTAAAgctcctcggccagctgattgTCAGTATATATATAATCAGTCAAGTAAAGCAAATTTAGATGCATGGAAGGCTAGACAATTATCTTAAGTTGGTAGGGTACACTTTCAGCATCAGTGGCTGAAGCATTACCTATATATCCAATGAAGGCCACCATGACTCCTAAGTCTCGCTTTCAGGAATTTAGCCATCTGCAGATATCTTTTATGTGGCGGGCGATGATGGCCGAGGGAGGGAAGCATACgcatttaattaattaggaGGTGGTGACGAAAGATCTAGGAGGACTTGGTATCTGAAGATTAGATGCGAATAACCAAACATGTATTATAAAGATTGGTTGGGCTATTAAAATCAGAGAGAAGAAATTGTGGTGTGATATTCTCAGAGGCAATTGATGACATCTCGTCATTACGTAATTTTCTGTGTAAACTGATCATAATTTGGAGTTCACAAGGCCATTTATGCAGCAAAAAGAACAGAAAAATTGAAGAGAATGCAAAGAAGCAAGAGACGATTTTAGAAGACCAAAAACATGCTCTCTGTTAaggaaaaacgtgacacgatttgtggaaaccctaattcagtaaatcgtgacacgattttaggcgaATTTCTGTGCCTATTTAAGTTGAAGTCTATTCCAAAGACAAGGGTTACGAATTGAGaagagcaaagtgcgattttgagactataagacggctaggagggcgatttcttcatCCTTTTACCTGTTCATGTATGTGTTGATTCctctaatgattatgttatttgtaaacaccattatgagtagctaaatccattagaggttaggtctgagatgattctttgtaaccctaattgaaacatgttgctgtgaaactctatttattgtgaatgacaatctagtttttattcaattcaattgttcttaatgctttttatatcctgatcaaatataaatatcatttagtgagaacgaatgaactactgaccctagctttcgacttaaacctaattgaattgttctaataaacatggttagtctaggaatggataatcctttattagtgatattaggttaacgtgcttaaaccttcaaaggttATTAGACCACATAAGGAATTATGAGCTATAACcctagaagagggtcctaactcaagggattgattatgactattttgctaactatcgtggaactagaaaaacATTcacaagaataggtgcagtataccaattaggggaacatagatgattcgaaagacctaaactcatctctctcttattcttaaaatcaaccttTACTTTTTGTCgttaattttatgcaaacaaACCAATCAACTGCCTAGTGGCAAATCAAAAAAACTTTTATACATCCTAACTTACAacgtaattgaattattgagattaaaatcagtccttgtgggaacgaaatttttactacttcgatagtatttggtacacttgtcAAACTTCTATCAGCAATTATGAGAGAAATAATGTTGCTGGAGATAATATTAATAGCCAAATCTATATTGTTCCTGGTGAGAGTATTTACAATTTGGAGGTGAGTATTATTCCTATCGAACTTAGTACTGCTTCTTTAGCAAACTTGGTTAATAGTGCAGGCATGTGGAGTATAGAGTTGTTGAGTGGATGGCTACCAGGTTATGTGAGGTAGAGAATGAACCTGATTGGTGTATGTGGCCCAGCTTAAAAAATGGCAGTTTTTCAATGTCATTTAGTTACAAATTGCTGTGTGATTTTGAGCAGCTAAGGGGTAATGGCGATTGGAAGATGAGTGTTCCGGAGCGAATTGGATGCTTTATTAGGATAGTTAAAACATGGAAGACTATTGACGAATTATAGGAAGCATATGATGCATTTTGGTGAACCTTTTCACAAGCTCTTCAAGGACACGCTAGAGAGAACCTATTAGTATACatcatttttctaataaataggCGAGCATGAATCTGCAGCGGGAGTGTAGGAGAGTTATCAAAGGGGTTTTGCTGGAGAATTGGCCAACTGCTTGTCACAGATTGTGAGTAAACATTGCAAATCAGATAAATTATTACAAGCATGCTAGCCAAGTTAATGTGAATGAGGTGGGATTCTCAGAGAAGGGATATTGTGGTATCCTCCTCCTAGGGGTCAAGATTGAATACTGATTGATCTGCTAAGGATGGCATTCATGCCGGTTATGGAGATTTGATTAGAGGAGCAGATGGAGAATGAATGGGTtgcttttgaaagaaaaaaaaaaaacccccACTAAATTTACGCATAAGATTTGAATATTGATAGTACTTTTACTGTTCATTCCTAAATTGTTGTTATTGTCCCTAGACTGTCATCTCTATAActttatttttccttaaaaaaaaaaaaaaactcaaattttattgtTCCTCGGATTTTgtactaatttttttgttaaatttacaTGCTTGAAACTAAAAATCACATAtgctcatttttttttggtaggtagacgaaatgacaaaactattataaactcacacacaagtggaggtactggggttcgaaccctggtcatggcgtccggcctaacaatttcatcatttttgccagttgagctaggactagTGGACCACATATGCTCATTATTGGCAGGAGCTCTAAACAGTCGTAATTTTGctttcatataatataataggtatttcttccttttcaagtaaaaatataatggaaaTGAACTTGCAACAAATTAATATCAGCTATAGTTTTTGTAACATCAAGACTTAAGACAAACATTATCATAAAATTTGAATCCTATAACACATTTTACCCAACTGGTTATACGCGACAATACAATAACCACAATAAGGTGTAAAAATTGCATGGGAAGACCACACACACCAttcaaataatgaaaaatatcgATCACGAGCTCATGAAGCAGATTGTAGCGCTCTATCAAAGCTTTCTTCAGCTGCTGATACCCTCTTGACCAGTACATGATCTGGGTGTGAAAGTTTCAGCTGGCTGCAAAACAGTGCACATTTACAAGTCACTCACAAATGGAAAACCTTCTTTCTCAATGGCATAAACTAAGCATAGTCCTGGTTTGTCTATAATGCTAGTAGAAACGCAAACAATATTTGAAAAAGATTCTAGATGGGAACAAAATCCGGTCGGTCATTACTACATATGTTTGACACTTACAATACGAGTAAACTGCAAAATGTTTGCACACAAATATCATGTGGTGTAACATTGCATTATATTGATACAAGAAATACATAATCAGATATCCAAGATTCAACCATTAAGACACAGAAGAAAGGCTCCACATAGTAGATAGGTGATTAGCTATCAAACTCAAAAGATGCATTCATTTCGTATATTTTACTGATGCAAACTATCAAAGAGGACAACAAAATATAAGTATGTCCATTTCTCTAAACATCAAGTATTTTAGATTGCAAAGGGTATTCAAAATTGTTCCTTCCCAACACGGTCTGGTTCATATTTGAAGAGTAAATAAATCATTAAACAGAACCAAAGTGTATAAACATATATCTTAATAAAATGTAtaatacattttctattttctatattagatatatatgataatagaGTTTTGGAGTTGTCATTTTACAGTTTCACTATTGGAATTGTACAATGGCATTTGATTCTGTAGATACTTACTGCTAGGAAATATTAGAAGCTGGGCCTAAGTTATGTACTGTTATTTTTACAAATGATGTTATGTTACTAATCACTATTAGTAACACTATTTAGTAAGTGATGAAACAGTTTAAGTGAGATTTGACACACAAATGAATCATGTCTGGGAAACAAGACAAACTCAAAACCACAATGCAATTTGGTTTCCAACATAAGTGATACATGAAACATTTTAGGTTTAATAGTTTTGTGACCTACTTCAAGTTCAAGGACCCAAATACAGAAGAGGGTGTGGAAACAGATCATACATTCTAAACCCAAAAGATTTTAATGATATGcattcatataaattttagCCCTATATTCCAAAGTTTTTAATTGAAAGAgctattatttaattaatttcattaacaATTGCTATCGTTTTCCACTTGAGAGCTGCAAACAAATGGCTCATAACTCTCAAACAATGACCACAAGGGCACAAGTTGGGGAGACAAATTCCATATACAAAAATGGCCCACAGGTATTAAAATTTCAGAGTTGATTCAGAATTTAGTAAAATTACTACAAGTAACAAAAAGATTCAACCAGCCAATACAGGAAACTACATCTATGCTAggatatatattttcaataacaaacaacaacaaaaaatcacgAGATGAAAAGAGGGGGTTGCAAACAATAAAGATGAGCTTACCTGAATGATTTAGAAGATGGTTTTCCAAGATGAAGACAGCATACAACAAGATTTGCCAGTGTTTCTGGATCCCTAGCATCCTGCACAAATCACGAGTTTCTTAAGCACTAACACCACCATTTCCAAAAAAACCAATGATTACCCTATCAAATTTTACTTCAGCAACGCCTAAAGGTTTAAACTAAAGAGCCAACAGAATTTCAATATTCATTTGAAATAATATCAAACTGAAAATTGGAAAGGCAATATGAAACATCAAAAGTTTTGGACAACCACAAACACTCATCTAAATGAGATAACAGGATGCAATATCAAAAGTTTAGTCAAATGAAATTGAAACGAATAAGATATGCAAAACAAACGTGCCTTGTTGAGTGCTTCCACCAAAAGAGTCTCAGCTTCATCAAAGTTACCCATTTGCATGCAGCAAACAGCCTTGCCATTCAAGAGCAAACTAGTAGACTGATATCTCTCAGACAAATCTTGGAAGATCAAATGCGCCTCTTGGATCTTTGCCCCTCCCTAATCCAACAGCAATAAAACACATCACATTCCAAACTTACCAACCAAAACATCAATTTTcaaatctttctttctttttatataaaaaaagacaCTTTTCATTTCATTAGTAATAGTAAAAAGgcaaatgctaacaagtgcctaGGTACATgtcaaagaataaaaaaatcgaaatattGTCTTCGAACTGATGTATTCAATTTCTTGGGTCTTGCCAATGTATGCTAAGGAACCTGAAATAGAcattttgcattgaaaaaacaatttttaaacttttaagatgaatatggttctgtttggattggcttatttttaaGCTTTTGCAAATAAGTAACCTTtcatgtattattcataagcctgtcaaggtagtttatgaaaaaacagtttatgaagATACCATTTTCATTAGTGAGAACTTACGATAACATAAAAACTTAATtctttgcataagctcaaaaataagccaatccaaacgaaCCCTATGTCTATATTGAGTAACATGTGCCCTACATTTAAAAGttacaaaaattgttttttcaagAGCATAAGtgatttcttaacatgtgtcatTAAAGGTTAAAACTTGTTCTCGGGGCCCTAATAATAATCTACATAGCACCGACACTTTGAATTaaaagctatgaagcacggataccgAACACGACACAAACATTGACACGCCAACatagctaataatttgaaaaaaaatcccaTAATCcaatgtaattacaagtgtcggtgtcggacacgataCGTGTCCGACActgggacacgcctaatccaagGAGTGTTTGTGCTTGTCCCGACACATATTAATGTCCAACATGCTGATCCATTCAATCACTTCCAAttacttaaattattatcagtATCTACGTGTCATTATCAAGTCTTACATTCATGCCACTTCAACAATTCAATAATAAGGCAAATAATAATTaacttatattaaaaattaccaCAGCCAAATCAAGCCAAGCATTTGCAAGCTGAGTAAGAGTATGATCCTCATCAATCTGCTGCATAATCCTAAGCTGTCTCTCAGCATAATCAGACCTATGCATCTTAATAAAGATTTGCACATTCAACGCAGtcctaaaaaacacaaaaccaacatCCAATCACTCCCAAACCCTCACATCCTCTTCTCATCATCTttatcaaaattgaaataatatacCAAGAGAAAACATAAGATCCACCGacactgtaaaaaaaaatagttttacactaACATTCAATTCATCTTGTATTCCACCAAATCACAAcgatattttaaaattagttgtATGACATATCAGATTGATAGTTTCTTATTGGATGTCAGCTTAATATCATTTTACATCGTCAGTGTATTCCCATTAAACTGTATCTATTTATGGGATGACAgtgtaatattatttttacacCGTCAGTGtataaaaaatgcattttttcttACAGTTCCATGGTTCCACCGGCATTAGTATACTTCAACGCCTCATTGAAATCCTGTTCATGCAAAAAAATAATCCCAGCAACAAGCCTCAACGTAGCATTGTTCCCAATCGCAGGATCCGCAAGCCATTCTTTAATACTCGCGATCGCCGATTCCTACAACAAAATAACGATAAATTGACGATAAATTGAAACAATTGAAGAGAAATTGATGAAATTGTAACCTTTGAATCGGGTGATGAGAAATAAAGAGCGAGCAATTTAACGGCTTGAAGAGGAGTGGGAGCGGAATCGTTGATTTCGGAGATGACGAACTGTAACTGACCAAGAGAGATGTAGCAACGGAAAACGAGTGTGTCGCGTTCGATGATGTCGTCGGGAGAGAGGTTGGAGACTTCGCTGCTGTTGATTGCAGCTTGGTATGCGCCGAGGTAGAAGTTGTTGCGGAGGTTGAAGAGATGATCTGGTGTCGCCATTGATGGATTTGGATCTAGATCTTGAAGATGAATTTGTGTAGCactggttttgaagaagagaaagagaaatggaAAATTCGAGTGAAGGTGGTGATATTTTTGTGGGCTTTTATTGTGAATTGGACCTGGGCTTCTAACACGTTGTCGTAATGATCTCTCACTCGATAAATCGTTTACTCTTTGGTCAGTCACTTTAGTGTCGGACGTTAAATATTGATGTTAACTCGAAAACTAAAATGGTTAAGTATGTAAAGAGTGAAATCTTTTTGACTTTTTACTCGATTAGTTATTTTAATGTCCGACGTTAAATAAGGATGTTAACTTAAAGATTAAAATGGTCAAGGAAGTGAAGAGTGAAAGCTtgatggtgttttttttttattccccAAATGATCGACTAATGAAACgttatattacatttttaaggactaaaatgggagtttgtttaatttttaatttaattttgagtttatagtttaattgttgtttcaattgtaattttttattacattctatatataacaaaaagaaGTTCAATACTAATACAAGTGATTTATTGAAACATTTATcatattaacatatattttttatggattCAATTCCAAAAATTAGTTCAATTTATGGTATTAATCCACTATATATTTTATATCTTCATGCATGTTGTCTGAATTCACAAATTCACTCTATGGTAGACACTCTTAATTTCTAACAACTTATATCATGGATATCATACATAAATCTATTCATGGAGTTTGAGGAATGTTAATGtgttaagagaaaaaaaaagataatgtatatttaatttgtctattgttgatgttgtttttcATCTACAATGATGGCGTTTAGCATGCAAAAGTCAATCTTTTTGTGTATGGTACAAAAATGAACTTTTCACCattgatttattattaaattattcaaTGGTTAAGATATTGAAGAAGAGTTACTTGAATAGtaggtttttttgtttgttatagtTCTGTATTTTTAAAGAGTCTTTAACAACAATGTAAATgcaattctatttatttttagaaaattaaaaacttaaaaagaagtgattattgttttttcttcaactttaaaCAACTgtgaaaattaacaaaatattaatctaGATATTATAAAGAACCAATTATTTGGGTATCGTTATGAATAAATCCTCATCATCTTTAACCCAAACCAACTACAAAAGAAGATCAAAATGAAAGATAGAAGACCATTTCTGAGCTATTTGTAAATGTGTCAGTTGTGTTTactttttcaatttgttttgcATTTAgtcttatttttgttaatttattgaTACTAAACCAGATCTgggtttaaataaaaaaaactagataTGAATTTGGGGAAAAAACTCCCAGTCATCCATGGGAATATCCAGCTATGGATGTTCTTTAAAATTTTGCAACGATGTTTTTTAGTGTTTTCCAATTCatgttttaataaataatcTGATTGTGtcaaataataatgttataatttatttaaagatggaaactatttgaaattttgcaatgatattttttggatttgagTTTAAGCTTCTAgctaagaagatgaagaatagaGAATAATCTAGgtgtgttaatttatttaaagatgtaaattattgttaaatcaataaattaaaaggGATAATCTATTGAtcataacataatattaataatcgttgggattactttttttttaatagttgggattatttataaatgatataataaataatttgtgGGTATATTTCTAACATTATATTGAAACTTGCTATTATAggttaaaaaaactttttgtatCATATATAAATAGATTGACTTTTTGTATGCTAAACGCCACCCGTTTATCATTTccatttgaatgtttttataaaattttacagtAATTGTgtgttcaattcaaatttgcactcatgaatgattttttatttgttgtgttattttcttttggttgctattgaaatgctataaaaaatcaattacttTCCTATCTACAATCTATTatataatttcttcttattttgatgtgtatatatacatacattatGTACATGGTTTGTAGTCATTCTATATATAATAATCGATTTATTTCTTATACGTATAATTCAAGAGTATGTAAATTAGAGTAATTTTTTCCATAATAAACACACGCATTCGCGCACGCACATCAATAATACAATGATTATTTACAAACATGCAGCGATCGTGAATGTCATCTAAAGGAGATTGATTTCGTCTATAATATATTCTTGGCATTTATTTCTcctaaaaaatcattaaattatcTAGATGATTATAAGCTTTGTCCCTATGTTTTTACACATTCATGTAATTTGTCCTCCCACTTTAAAATCATTGAGTTTTGGACAATTCATCGAGTTTTTGTacttaaaaataatgatttgacatattttaaataatgtGACACGCAAACTGGTAATGTGGAATGAATCACTTatgaaattataataaaaaactcattcaaaactttagtttcaccattttttttaagtacaaAATTCAGACGGAGGGATCAAATCCtagtaattttaaaatgatctGGAGATTGATTCAATCTATAATATATTCTGAACATTTATTTATCctaaaaatcattaaattattGGCATGATTACATGTTTTGTCCCTCTGTTTTAACTCATTCATGTAATTTGTCCTCCAACTTTAAAATCACCCAGTTTTGGTTACTTCATCGAGGTTTtggactaaaaaaaataacgatttgacatattttaaataatgtGACATGCAAACTGATGATGTGGAGTGAATCACttatgaaattattaaaaaaactcattcaaaactTTAGTTTCACCATTTTCAAAGTACAAAAATCAGATGAAAGGATAAAATGTGAGTAATTTTATAATGGGGGACAATTGTGTAAACAAGTGAAAATATGAGAATCAAAACtgtaatataattaattttaactttttaaaaatttaatttagataattacaatataaaaaacgattctaatattctttttaaaaataaagtataatgaattaaaaaatagaaaatattaaattcttaTCCTAATAATTACATCATTACGAaaagtctatatatatatatatatatatatatatatattataactaattaatattaaaatgaatcATTAATGTGTTCTATATATGTTTTGCTAAGAGATTGTTTGAGAGAAATAATGACACGTTTACTTTAGAACAAAATCCACCGTCAAACACATTGTTAAGTTTCATTTTCCTCTTATACGAATTATTAACCTACTATCACTTTCACACGTTTGGTGtagaaataaaaaaccaaataggtgtcttatctatttattaccATAAACAAAGACCTCACTCCTTTCCCTCACATCATTTCCAAGTGCTGGAGATCTGACTTTTCTTCAGTTCTGCAAGCTGAGCAGGCTTCAAACTGTTGTCATAATAGGCATCTCCATGGTATTGGGCTTTTCTGTGCCTCATTACTTCATGGAATATAAAGCAGTTCATGGTTTTGGACCAGTCTAAACATGCAAAGGATGAGTATTGATAAGATATACACACTGCTATATTAGAATAAGAAGATTTAATTGATATGCACTTTATACTTATActcatttttttgttatgacAATTTAATGAATTAATCAATGTGTCATTTGGGTCAAGAGCATTTGTTGCGGCTGTTGTGGCATGTTTGTTAGACAACACTTTGCATAAGGAGCTGTCAGTTAGAAATAATAGACCCATGTATTGGGATGATGTAGGAACCAGTGACATGTATGCACTGCCATCCCTACCATTTAATCTACACCAATATTTTCCTTTAGCCTATTCATTCTACACAAATATTTTGCTTCATCTTAGTCTTTTCCTTCGGCATATTTAGTTATTCAGCACAaaaagtatatttatttattttcttgccGATGTTTCTTGTCTTGAGAAAAATAATGACACGTTTACTTTCAAACAAAATCCACAGTCAAAAACATTATTAAGTTTCATTTTCATCTTATACGAGTTATTAGCCTACTATCACTTCCACAAGTTTGCTgtagaaataaaaaagtaattttttccaTAATAAACACACGCGCACTCGCGCGCACCTGCTTGTGCGCACGCACATCGATAGCACGATGATTATTTACCATCATGCAAC
Proteins encoded in this window:
- the LOC25486358 gene encoding coatomer subunit epsilon-2; protein product: MATPDHLFNLRNNFYLGAYQAAINSSEVSNLSPDDIIERDTLVFRCYISLGQLQFVISEINDSAPTPLQAVKLLALYFSSPDSKESAIASIKEWLADPAIGNNATLRLVAGIIFLHEQDFNEALKYTNAGGTMELTALNVQIFIKMHRSDYAERQLRIMQQIDEDHTLTQLANAWLDLAVGGAKIQEAHLIFQDLSERYQSTSLLLNGKAVCCMQMGNFDEAETLLVEALNKDARDPETLANLVVCCLHLGKPSSKSFSQLKLSHPDHVLVKRVSAAEESFDRALQSAS